A window of Candidatus Bathyarchaeota archaeon contains these coding sequences:
- a CDS encoding AbrB/MazE/SpoVT family DNA-binding domain-containing protein has translation MPQKEKRKIVRIGKTSMGIILPKAWLRYFALNAGDQVEVVSNGSVKVKPLTKNRQAEEET, from the coding sequence ATGCCTCAAAAAGAAAAACGCAAAATCGTCAGGATCGGCAAAACCAGCATGGGCATAATTCTGCCTAAGGCATGGCTGCGATACTTTGCCCTAAACGCAGGCGACCAAGTGGAAGTCGTCAGCAACGGTAGCGTCAAGGTGAAACCGTTAACCAAAAACAGGCAGGCGGAGGAGGAGACGTGA